The proteins below are encoded in one region of Juglans microcarpa x Juglans regia isolate MS1-56 chromosome 4D, Jm3101_v1.0, whole genome shotgun sequence:
- the LOC121261687 gene encoding LOW QUALITY PROTEIN: putative protease Do-like 14 (The sequence of the model RefSeq protein was modified relative to this genomic sequence to represent the inferred CDS: inserted 1 base in 1 codon), protein MSYFMVPILRNISGCNRRYLVRLVAVAATGSGLLYSKSDSNARATVCLKVPVPLRESLWLPLEITQDTFPRPSFLSSDPWQLGLLPLFSSRIGSVPSSDSDIKKEASEAVRDDPKPCCNCLGRDTIANAAARIGPAVVNLSVPQGFYGLTTGKSIGSGTIIDKDGTILTCAHVVVDFQGMRGLSKGKIDVTLQDGRTFEGTVVNADLPSDIAIVKIHSKTPLPTAKLGSSSKLRPGDWVVAMGCPLSLQNTITAGIVSCVDRKSSDLGLGGMQREYLQTDCAINGGNSGGPLVNVDGEVIGVNIMKVLAADGLGFAVPIDSVSKIIEHFKKSGRVVRPWLGLKMVDLNDMIVSQLKERDATFPNVNKGILVPMVTPGSPADRAGFRPGDIVIELDGKPVASINEIIEIMGDRVGVPLKVLVKRANDSLVTLTVXPEDSNPDM, encoded by the exons ATGAGTTATTTCATGGTACCAATCCTC AGGAATATTTCAGGTTGCAACAGACGATATCTCGTCCGGCTCGTAGCAGTCGCTGCTACCGGGTCGGGTCTGTTGTATTCAAAGAGCGACTCAAATGCCA GAGCGACTGTATGTTTGAAAGTTCCGGTGCCACTGCGGGAATCGTTATGGTTGCCATTGGAAATTACACAAGACACATTTCCTCGCCCTTCATTTCTTTCATCAGATCCCTGGCAACTTG GACTGCTTCCGTTATTTTCTTCTAGAATTGGTTCGGTTCCATCATCAGATTCGGATATAAAGAAAGAAGCCTCTGAGGCAGTTAGAGATGACCCCAAACCATGTTGCAATTGTTTGGGTAGAGATACTATTGCAAATGCGGCTGCTAGAATCGGCCCTGCAGTGGTCAATCTCTCAGTTCCACAGG GTTTCTATGGGCTTACTACTGGAAAAAGTATAGGGTCGGGAACTATAATTGATAAGGATGGTACAATTTTAACTTGTGCTCATGTTGTGGTTGATTTTCAAGGAATGCGGGGTTTATCCAAGGGGAAG ATTGATGTGACTTTGCAAGATGGTAGGACATTTGAGGGTACTGTTGTTAATGCTGATTTACCTTCCGATATCGCAATTGTAAAGATTCATTCTAAAACCCCACTCCCAACTGCAAAACTTGGCTCTTCAAGTAAGCTCCGTCCTGGGGATTGGGTTGTTGCTATGGGCTGTCCGCTTTCCCTTCAGAATACCATCACAGCTGGTATTGTAAG TTGTGTTGATCGCAAAAGCAGTGACTTGGGCCTTGGTGGAATGCAGAGAGAGTATTTACAAACAGACTGCGCGATTAATGGa GGAAATTCTGGAGGGCCCCTTGTCAATGTTGATGGAGAAGTAATTGGTGTAAATATTATGAAAGTGCTTGCTGCTGATGGATTGGGTTTTGCTGTACCAATCGATTCAGTCTCTAAAATTATTGAGCACTTCAAGAAAAGTGG AAGGGTTGTTCGGCCTTGGCTTGGATTGAAAATGGTTGATCTTAACGATATGATTGTTAGTCAGCTTAAAGAAAGAGACGCCACATTCCCAAATGTTAATAAGGGAATTCTTGTACCCATG GTAACTCCTGGATCTCCTGCTGATCGAGCTGGGTTCCGTCCAGGTGATATCGTTATTGAACTTGATGGGAAGCCTGTTGCAAGCATCAATGAG ATTATTGAGATAATGGGAGACAGAGTTGGTGTACCTTTGAAGGTACTTGTGAAAAGGGCTAATGATAGTTTGGTGACACTGACTG ATCCAGAAGATTCCAATCCAGATATGTGA
- the LOC121261690 gene encoding protein SRC2 homolog produces the protein MECRTLDLVIKSAKDLKDVNLFSKMDVYAVVKIDGDHNLKSSKHKTPTDKDCGTNPKWNFPVQFTVDDAAAQQNRLTLVVKIKSDRSLGDKEIGKVNVPIKELLDVFGEAKEAKYVSYSVTTPSGKVKGTLDLSYKFGEKFTAPEQHKNKHAEPAPAYPAGYAAGSSVAAAYPPPGAYPPPAYAHPPPPGGYPPPAGAYPPPQPGAYPPYPPQGGYPPQAGYGYGGYPAPVQQPQKSKMGGVGGMALGAGAGLLGGLIVGDMISDAADGGFDDGGFDF, from the exons ATGGAGTGTAGGACTTTGGATCTTGTAATCAAGTCCGCGAAGGACTTGAAGGATGTCAATCTTTTCTCCAAGATGGACGTCTACGCCGTCGTCAAGATCGACGGCGACCACAACCTCAAATCCTCCAAGCACAAGACACCCACCGACAAAGATTGTGGGACAAACCCGAAATGGAACTTCCCTGTCCAGTTCACCGTCGACGACGCCGCCGCACAGCAGAACCGCCTCACCCTCGTCGTCAAGATCAAGTCCGATCGGAGCTTGGGGGATAAAGAGATCGGCAAAGTCAACGTCCCTATCAAAGAACTCTTGGACGTTTTCGGAGAGGCCAAGGAAGCGAAATACGTGAGTTATAGCGTCACCACTCCCTCCGGGAAGGTGAAGGGCACGCTAGATTTGTCGTACAAGTTCGGGGAAAAGTTTACCGCCCCTGAGCAGCATAAGAACAAGCATGCGGAGCCGGCGCCTGCGTACCCGGCTGGATATGCGGCGGGATCTAGTGTGGCCGCAGCATATCCTCCGCCAGGAGCATACCCTCCTCCTGCGTATGCGCACCCACCGCCGCCAGGGGGGTACCCACCTCCAGCTGGTGCGTACCCACCACCGCAACCAGGAGCATATCCACCG TACCCACCGCAAGGTGGATACCCCCCGCAGGCCGGGTACGGCTACGGCGGGTACCCGGCACCGGTGCAGCAGCCGCAGAAGTCGAAGATGGGTGGGGTTGGGGGAATGGCGTTGGGAGCTGGAGCGGGATTGCTGGGTGGGTTGATTGTTGGAGATATGATCTCAGATGCTGCAGATGGCGGCTTTGACGACGGCGGCTTTGATTTCtag
- the LOC121261689 gene encoding histone H2A.1-like: protein MEAAKTSRGAGGRRGGDRKKSVSKSMKAGLQFPVGRIARYLKKGRYAQRTGSGAPIYLAAVLEYLAAEVLELAGNAARDNKKNRINPRHVLLAVRNDEELGKLLQGVTIASGGVLPNINPILLPKKTATESDKASKSPKKTPKKA, encoded by the exons ATGGAGGCAGCGAAGACGTCGAGGGGAGCGGGAGGACGAAGAGGTGGAGACAGGAAGAAGTCGGTCTCGAAGTCTATGAAGGCTGGGCTTCAATTCCCCGTGGGTCGGATTGCTCGGTATTTGAAGAAGGGTCGCTACGCTCAGAGGACAGGCTCTGGTGCTCCGATATACCTCGCCGCGGTTCTTGAATATCTCGCTGCTGAG GTGCTGGAGTTGGCAGGCAACGCGGCACGTGACAACAAGAAGAACAGGATAAACCCGAGACATGTCCTTTTGGCCGTGAGGAACGACGAGGAACTGGGAAAGTTGCTGCAGGGGGTAACCATTGCTAGCGGCGGAGTTCTACCGAACATCAACCCCATCTTGCTGCCCAAGAAAACAGCTACTGAATCTGATAAAGCATCGAAATCGCCGAAGAAGACCCCCAAAAAGGCCTAG
- the LOC121261691 gene encoding F-box protein At1g55000, translating to MEESFTSQLSFLSLEIGCRGDEYEVENEFLPHLNHPPIPNPARSDPSSSEFSTPAISPMNSNFSALTCRDTLRIILQKLPVPDLARASCVCRLWYSVASDHEIVAGAFKAPWKLKDVIGKPVSGSFWRDNGIGKFAISHRLVKGDTLARLAIRYSVQVMDIKRVNNMMSDHGIYSRERLLIPISNPDILVNGTCYIELDTDARREVAVLYLEGDTNRNSSHLLNRMTTEQGKRRILDSLKRSMQVDDGTAQYYLSISNGDPRAALSEFSKDLRWERKVGLT from the exons ATGGAAGAATCTTTCACCTCCCagctctcatttctctctctagaaattGGTTGCCGAGGCGACGAATACGAAGTCGAAAACGAATTCCTCCCACACCTCAACCACCCTCCAATCCCAAACCCAGCCCGCAGCGATCCCAGCAGCTCCGAATTCTCAACGCCAGCAATCTCCCCGATGAACTCCAATTTCTCGGCCCTCACGTGCCGTGACACACTCCGAATCATCCTCCAGAAGCTCCCCGTCCCCGACCTCGCCCGTGCGAGCTGCGTCTGCCGGCTCTGGTACTCGGTCGCTTCCGACCACGAAATCGTCGCCGGAGCCTTCAAGGCGCCGTGGAAATTGAAGGACGTTATAGGAAAGCCCGTTTCTGGAAGCTTCTGGAGGGACAATGGGATCGGGAAGTTTGCGATATCTCATCGGCTTGTCAAGGGAGACACCCTTGCCAGACTGGCTATAAGGTATTCAGTTCAG GTCATGGACATAAAACGTGTGAACAACATGATGAGCGACCATGGCATATACTCGAGGGAGAGGTTGTTAATCCCTATAAGCAATCCTGACATTCTCGTAAATGGGACATGCTACATCGAGCTAGATACCGATGCCAGAAGGGAAGTGGCAGTGTTATATCTTGAAGGTGATACTAATAGAAATTCCAGCCACTTGTTGAATAGGATGACTACTGAACAAGGGAAGAGGAGGATTCTTGACTCGTTGAAGAGAAGCATGCAAGTTGATGATGGGACTGCTCAATATTACCTTTCTATTTCCAACGGTGATCCCCGGGCTGCGCTCTCAGAGTTCTCCAAGGACCTTAGGTGGGAGAGGAAAGTGGGCCTGACCTAG